The Syngnathus typhle isolate RoL2023-S1 ecotype Sweden linkage group LG1, RoL_Styp_1.0, whole genome shotgun sequence genome includes a window with the following:
- the fam113 gene encoding PC-esterase domain-containing protein 1A: MTLKKEEMKFVRHQQVSQLFHNKFIVVLGDSIQRSVYKDLVLLLQKDEYLHQAQLKRKYMKSIMEDFCHGLKPDLVIVNSCVWDISRYNSKWEAGYKDNLLKFFEELLCILPEESLVIWNLTMPLGERIKGGFLVPEISHKAAHLRHDVIEANFYSGLLAQDCKLDVLDLHFHFRHSLRHRAADGVHWNALAHRRISTLLVLHAADAWGVDLPLNSLADVSVAHLLPGLESERRVVRPPRINWSPRPPLGDFNNFYADPSAYALHYAVDYAPYSHHGWPPAYYDEPLVMRTRRARYQYMPYTHHRPHQHY; encoded by the exons atgACTCTCAAGAAGGAGGAAATGAAGTTCGTGCGTCACCAGCAGGTCAGCCAGCTTTTCCATAACAAGTTCATTGTGGTGTTGGGAGACTCCA TTCAGCGCTCTGTCTACAAAGACCTTGTCTTGCTTTTACAGAAAGATGAATACCTCCACCAAGCACAACTTAAAAGAAAG TACATGAAGAGCATCATGGAGGACTTCTGCCATGGGTTGAAACCAGATTTGGTCATCGTCAACTCCTGCGTTTGGGACATTTCAAG GTACAATTCAAAATGGGAGGCCGGGTACAAGGACAACCTCCTAAAGTTTTTTGAAGAACTGCTTTGCATCCTGCCAGAAGAAAGCTTGGTCATCTGGAACCTCACCATGCCCCTTGGAGAGCGCATCAAAGGGGGGTTCCTGGTTCCTGAG ATCTCGCACAAGGCGGCTCATCTACGCCACGATGTGATCGAAGCCAATTTCTACAGCGGACTCCTGGCTCAAGACTGCAAGTTGGACGTGCTGGACCTCCACTTCCACTTCCGCCACTCTCTCCGGCATCGCGCCGCCGACGGCGTCCACTGGAACGCCCTGGCCCACCGCCGAATAAGCACCCTGCTGGTGCTACACGCCGCAGACGCCTGGGGCGTGGACCTGCCGCTCAACTCTCTCG CGGACGTTTCCGTTGCCCATCTACTGCCAGGCTTGGAAAGTGAGCGGCGCGTCG TGAGGCCGCCGAGAATCAACTGGTCGCCTCGTCCCCCCCTCGGTGACTTTAACAACTTTTACGCGGACCCTTCGGCGTACGCCCTCCATTATGCCGTTGACTACGCACCTTACTCTCATCATGGCTGGCCCCCGGCAT ATTACGACGAGCCGTTGGTGATGAGGACCAGGCGCGCCAGGTACCAGTACATGCCTTACACCCATCACAGGCCTCATCAGCACTACTAG